A region from the Sebastes umbrosus isolate fSebUmb1 chromosome 18, fSebUmb1.pri, whole genome shotgun sequence genome encodes:
- the dpf3 gene encoding zinc finger protein DPF3 isoform X1 → MATVIHNPLKSLGDQFYKEAIEHCRSYNARLCAERSVRMPFLDSQTGVAQNNCYIWMEKCQRQPGQAAGQMYTYPARCWRKKRRLHPPLDPQLRLCELRLEAELAPKREVPPGEATALEALLRADNLLEKKNNICKEEETLLEIQRVLEAEENGDGLHDDEDFDLDTPKRKNRNRGKNRGSSRRRTEPVNVDDQDKPYVCDNRYKQKHNSKKAEEVCGKRYKNRPGLSYHYTHTHLAEEEGEEEKETDMTPSPPFSADNHKPQKAADGTIIPNDYCDFCLGDQDSNRKTGQAEELVSCSDCGRSGHPTCLQFTDNMMQAVRTYQWQCIECKSCSICGTSENDDQLLFCDDCDRGYHMYCLKPPMTKPPEGSWSCHVCLDLLKDKASAYEEA, encoded by the exons GCTCGGTGACCAGTTCTATAAGGAGGCTATCGAACACTGTCGCAGCTACAATGCCCGTCTCTGTGCCGAGCGCAGCGTGCGCATGCCCTTCCTGGACTCGCAAACCGGTGTGGCCCAGAACAACTGCTACATCTGGATGGAAAAGTGCCAACGCCAGCCAG gccaGGCAGCAGGACAGATGTATACCTATCCTGCTCGTTGCTGGAGAAAGAAGAGGCGACTCCACCCACCCCTGGATCCTCAGCTCCGCCTGTGTGAGCTTCGACTAG AGGCTGAGCTGGCCCCGAAGCGTGAGGTGCCCCCGGGGGAGGCCACAGCCTTGGAGGCCCTCCTGAGGGCGGACAACctgctggagaaaaaaaacaacatctgtaAGGAAGAGGAAACGTTGCTGGAAATACag AGAGTTCTGGAGGCGGAGGAGAATGGGGACGGTCTCCATGATGATGAAGATTTTGACCTGGATACTCCAAAGAGAAAGAACAGAAACAGAGGCAAA AACAGAGGATCCAGTCGCAGGAGGACAGAACCCGTTAACGTTGACGACCAGGACAAACCTTACGTCTGTGACA ATAGATACAAACAAAAGCATAACTCAAAAAAGGCTGAAGAAG TCTGTGGAAAGCGCTACAAGAACCGGCCCGGCCTGAGCTACCACTACACCCACACTCAcctggcagaggaggagggcgaggaggagaaggaaacaGATATGACCCCGTCTCCTCCATTTAGCGCAGACAACCACAAAC CTCAAAAGGCTGCAGATGGCACCATCATCCCCAACGACTACTGTGACTTCTGCCTGGGAGACCAGGACTCCAACAGGAAGACGGGCCAGGCCGAGGAGCTGGTGTCCTGCTCCGACTGTGGACGCTCCG GTCACCCCACATGTCTGCAGTTCACCGATAACATGATGCAGGCGGTGAGGACGTACCAGTGGCAGTGCATAGAGTGCAAGTCTTGCAGCATCTGTGGGACCTCAGAGAACGAC GACCAGCTGCTGTTCTGTGATGACTGCGACAGAGGATACCACATGTACTGCCTGAAGCCTCCGATGACCAAGCCTCCAGAAG GGAGCTGGAGCTGTCACGTGTGTCTGGACCTGTTAAAAGACAAGGCCTCAGCCTATGAAGAAGCATAA
- the dpf3 gene encoding zinc finger protein DPF3 isoform X2, with protein MATVIHNPLKSLGDQFYKEAIEHCRSYNARLCAERSVRMPFLDSQTGVAQNNCYIWMEKCQRQPGQAAGQMYTYPARCWRKKRRLHPPLDPQLRLCELRLEAELAPKREVPPGEATALEALLRADNLLEKKNNICKEEETLLEIQRVLEAEENGDGLHDDEDFDLDTPKRKNRNRGKNRGSSRRRTEPVNVDDQDKPYVCDICGKRYKNRPGLSYHYTHTHLAEEEGEEEKETDMTPSPPFSADNHKPQKAADGTIIPNDYCDFCLGDQDSNRKTGQAEELVSCSDCGRSGHPTCLQFTDNMMQAVRTYQWQCIECKSCSICGTSENDDQLLFCDDCDRGYHMYCLKPPMTKPPEGSWSCHVCLDLLKDKASAYEEA; from the exons GCTCGGTGACCAGTTCTATAAGGAGGCTATCGAACACTGTCGCAGCTACAATGCCCGTCTCTGTGCCGAGCGCAGCGTGCGCATGCCCTTCCTGGACTCGCAAACCGGTGTGGCCCAGAACAACTGCTACATCTGGATGGAAAAGTGCCAACGCCAGCCAG gccaGGCAGCAGGACAGATGTATACCTATCCTGCTCGTTGCTGGAGAAAGAAGAGGCGACTCCACCCACCCCTGGATCCTCAGCTCCGCCTGTGTGAGCTTCGACTAG AGGCTGAGCTGGCCCCGAAGCGTGAGGTGCCCCCGGGGGAGGCCACAGCCTTGGAGGCCCTCCTGAGGGCGGACAACctgctggagaaaaaaaacaacatctgtaAGGAAGAGGAAACGTTGCTGGAAATACag AGAGTTCTGGAGGCGGAGGAGAATGGGGACGGTCTCCATGATGATGAAGATTTTGACCTGGATACTCCAAAGAGAAAGAACAGAAACAGAGGCAAA AACAGAGGATCCAGTCGCAGGAGGACAGAACCCGTTAACGTTGACGACCAGGACAAACCTTACGTCTGTGACA TCTGTGGAAAGCGCTACAAGAACCGGCCCGGCCTGAGCTACCACTACACCCACACTCAcctggcagaggaggagggcgaggaggagaaggaaacaGATATGACCCCGTCTCCTCCATTTAGCGCAGACAACCACAAAC CTCAAAAGGCTGCAGATGGCACCATCATCCCCAACGACTACTGTGACTTCTGCCTGGGAGACCAGGACTCCAACAGGAAGACGGGCCAGGCCGAGGAGCTGGTGTCCTGCTCCGACTGTGGACGCTCCG GTCACCCCACATGTCTGCAGTTCACCGATAACATGATGCAGGCGGTGAGGACGTACCAGTGGCAGTGCATAGAGTGCAAGTCTTGCAGCATCTGTGGGACCTCAGAGAACGAC GACCAGCTGCTGTTCTGTGATGACTGCGACAGAGGATACCACATGTACTGCCTGAAGCCTCCGATGACCAAGCCTCCAGAAG GGAGCTGGAGCTGTCACGTGTGTCTGGACCTGTTAAAAGACAAGGCCTCAGCCTATGAAGAAGCATAA
- the LOC119476659 gene encoding protein LEG1 homolog gives MLRPAVLGVLLACAVSLSSSATILENGMPVLWVHTAGQMTDLPVQNDVLTPDPWHYLHRMSLYRLMIAATDPFMGSMGPNATESPLWGLTLQLGWMLTSGRLADPTGATTCGLQTGDTMCISTQSWWACVNYFTSVLPFLSAAQQGFMGPNLQVQMQVPAGVEDYCTTYVDCTTRFPDAMAKWDAFFQGLKAAAESPLPDNEKKDSLLGLYWEAQMASTYASSACKARQSHYSSEEVSFAESWLNSAEYVSAAHFQSSLERAAMFLTPLPSRILKAGDSAPNIEDLSIEENHSLYVFGWMRTINSVLGGSMVRMWKNAMCSVDKRENGRDMLEQLMLNPSFATTTFLGIVTGMSTGC, from the exons ATGTTGCGTCCGGCGGTCCTCGGCGTCCTCCTGGCATGTGCTGTGTCTCTCAGCAGCTCTGCAACGATTCTAGAGAATGGCATGCCTGTCCTCTGGGTTCACACGGCGGGCCAAATGACTGACCTGCCGGTACAGAATGACGTCCTGACGCCCGACCCCTGGCACTACCTCCACCGCATGAGTCTTTACCGGCTGATGATAGCTGCCACAGACCCATTTATGGGATCCATGGGGCCAAATGCCACAGAAAGTCCATTGTGGGGACTGACACTGCAGCTCGGATGGATGCTAACCTCAG GTCGTCTCGCTGACCCAACTGGTGCTACAACCTGCGGCCTGCAAACAGGGGATACTATGTGTATTTCTACTCAGAGCTGGTGGGCTT GTGTGAACTACTTTACCTCTGTACTGCCCTTCCTGTCTGCTGCACAGCAGGGCTTCATGGGACCAAATCTTCAG GTCCAGATGCAGGTACCTGCAGGTGTAGAGGATTATTGCACCACATATGTTGACTGTACAACTCGCTTCCCTGACGCCATGGCTAAGTGGGATGCCTTTTTCCAG GGTCTCAAGGCTGCAGCTGAGTCTCCTCTCCCTGACAATGAGAAGAAAGACTCTCTCCTCGGTCTCTACTGGGAGGCCCAAATGGCTTCAACTTATGCTTCTTCTGCATGCAAAGCCAG ACAGAGCCACTACTCCTCTGAAGAGGTGTCGTTTGCCGAGAGCTGGCTGAACTCGGCCGAGTACGTTTCTGCGGCACATTTCCAATCCAGTTTGGAAAGAGCTGCAATGTTCCTAACCCCTCTCCCAAGTCGTATTTTAAAG GCTGGCGACAGTGCGCCTAACATAGAGGATCTGAGTATCGAGGAGAACCACTCACTATATGTCTTCGGCTGGATGAGAACCATCAACAGTGTACTGG GTGGGTCAATGGTGAGAATGTGGAAAAATGCCATGTGTTCAGTGGACAAAAGAGAGAACGGCAGAGATATGCTGGAGCAGCTCATGCTGAATCCCAGCTTCGCCACCACCACTTTCCTGGGCATCGTCACTGGAATGTCTACAGGCTGCtga